Proteins co-encoded in one Octopus sinensis linkage group LG6, ASM634580v1, whole genome shotgun sequence genomic window:
- the LOC115212824 gene encoding uncharacterized protein LOC115212824, which yields MKIKKKHVDLSAVSHYLRHGQYPEGLSDSDKRCVRKRSKDFRLRAGVLYFVRDPKSDPSNSSGAESDSERPATEQVWREVLHKAEDSRKAFLECHVDNQGNHRTYDKTLKEFSDHYYLAKTIETVRNYIKECPVCQAYRSGYSATATPASKTPSEREEHVAELMAALPFPETLGEVINHFWQKAEVDIIGPIKVTGGSAVQVILCLDVYSLWPEARFVEYKDGIVPITEVLQFILSLIARYGVMKTLRFRKESFSCRKIAGRFDLLTDKEHAIDLKFGCCQDTNGMWKDLEADLRKFAKSYPRNWHESLDLWLMPHRINRPQIAEYTPVYLVHHREPCLPLSISFRQPGSDLDPNLSESQIQSIQTKMMKVSKGLTESLLANPSEQPSSSEKNLPVVYYYPGEGEVAEENVSQAPVAATEVNGEVNPDELHSENILDTPTESSTTTTTTTATTTTTTTTTTTTTNNNNNVTNKTSSTPASSTPVSVKLKKLLYSTNDKPVKPQRGRPPSSQSTQTSIEDDTSNVPADEDECLSGSEMSPGRRGRKKNYLDVVNRYSPKKGNKRKKRENRDVPLDDYYLALKLYIEQKRYPPGIKDDYKRVIRKMAQNYVIQDDEMYYKSGSKLKKIVMDELERFKLLKAAHVLENGTHLGRLRTLDRLNDYYWKGMTMDGAALVKTCPVCEHGSERRKSEADTNPAQESFLNLVKAADAEPEPLNEEVQIRLYEIIKQFHLTGAKPADITTEENDYADRESPKYRVNGGQLYYTENQTIGRLRKVLMTAAEKQNAVTESHILRTGIHRGVERTKELLHGSYYWIGMNRDLKEFLDKCCLTRVFPEDKKLKSQEEKLSKFAEFFQMDISPFISLEQTVELKGEKEADATVLTSVGLKVKSPSPPPTGELETKTLTSQEESNIEDVFLNAVQVVEPDNITAQPEETTLAESNAILPQEITDSSKTIEVLSPCVKTYNEVACNTEDSDNLDEVDDVELDQPKTIVKKVNIETIKNQTSRRQQKSVTVHVPEKTVEDHLSEEVQNAVDNIKPDVNDIHIADDVSALTSMIQRRQNAAESKIQETIVSTVEGDVEMTKAEEIVKEIELAEAEEFEETVEGTQTENTTMVDSKTFLTKKTKGKRMKRKKQLACNICGLMFGGPVTLQVHMSTHSGQKPFGCDVCGKRFTERKYVRIHMRRHTGEKPYLCSVCGKGFPRTQSLLAHMSVHEKDKDQMRKCEICNRPFASDSRLNAHMEAKHPAVPKVYKCAECSRVFTAMRSLKRHIEAHMGLKRYECQHCGRRFLRKEYLRSHAAQHTGEIYPAPKRKKPDLPCPQLKITVGSNTYSVFTSDATAAVTPDQQETWVAAELVQNEEQIQDPTETARATESVEQSVEAPLFFIAPNQVEYEVECTSSGGTELTEADLTAINILAQATLNAPNTLPLT from the exons GAAACCACAGAACATATGACAAGACATTGAAGGAATTTAGCGACCATTATTATTTGGCTAAAACCATTGAAACTGTCCGCAATTACATAAAAGAATGTCCAGTTTGCCAAGCTTACCGCAGTGGCTACTCAGCTACTGCCACTCCTGCCAGCAAAACACCATCAGAAAGGGAAGAACATGTTGCCGAACTAATGGCAGCTTTACCATTTCCAGAGACCTTGGGGGAAGTGATCAATCACTTTTGGCAAAAG GCGGAGGTTGATATTATTGGTCCTATCAAGGTGACTGGAGGCTCAGCTGTGCAAGTTATCCTCTGTTTAGATGTTTATTCTTTGTGGCCAGAAGCACGGTTTGTTGAGTACAAAGATGGAATTGTACCTATAACGGAGGTGTTGCAGTTTATTCTCAGTCTTATTGCAAG atatggtGTCATGAAAACCTTGAGATTCCGTAAAGAGTCATTCAGTTGTAGAAAGATTGCTGGTCGCTTTGATTTACTCACTGATAAAGAACATGCCATTGACTTGAAGTTTGGATGTTGCCAAGATACAA ATGGCATGTGGAAAGACCTGGAGGCAGACCTGAGAAAGTTTGCTAAATCCTATCCTCGCAACTGGCATGAAAGTCTTGATCTTTGGTTGATGCCACATCGAATAAACCGACCACAGATTGCTGAATATACTCCAGTATACCTCGTACATCATAG GGAACCATGTCTACCATTGAGTATATCTTTCCGTCAGCCTGGATCCGACTTGGATCCAAATCTGTCTGAATCTCAGATTCAATCTATTCAAACAAAGATGATGAAAGTAAGTAAAGGTCTGACAGAGAGTTTGCTGGCAAACCCATCAGAACAGCCGagcagttctgaaaaaaatttaccTGTAGTGTATTATTACCCTGGAGAAGGAGAAGTAGCCGAAGAGAATGTATCGCAAGCACCTGTTGCTGCTACAGAAGTAAATGGGGAAGTCAACCCTGATGAGCttcattctgaaaatattttggatACTCCAACAGAAAGCagtacaacaactactactactactgctactaccactactactactactactacaacaactactactaataataataataatgtcactaACAAAACCTCATCCACTCCAGCTTCCTCCACACCTGTCTCTGTTAAGTTAAAGAAACTTTTGTATTCAACCAATGACAAACCTGTCAAACCTCAGCGTGGGCGACCACCATCTTCTCAGTCCACCCAAACCTCAATAGAAGACGACACTAGTAATGTCCCTGCTGATGAGGATGAGTGTTTATCAGGTTCAGAAATGTCACCTGGTCGTCGTGGACGCAAGAAGAATTATCTAGACGTTGTCAACCGTTATTCACCCAAGAAAGGCAATAAACGAAAGAAACGAGAAAATCGTGAT GTACCATTAGATGATTATTACCTCGCTCTAAAGCTATATATTGAACAGAAACGTTACCctcctggtataaaagatgacTATAAACGAGTGATCCGGAAAATGGCTCAGAATTATGTCATTCAAGACGATGAAATGTATTATAAATCAGGCTCCAAGCTAAAGAAAATTGTGATGGATGAACTGGAACGCTTCAAGCTTTTAAAGGCAGCTCATGTGCTGGAAAATG GGACTCACTTGGGGCGATTAAGGACTTTAGATCGCTTGAATGATTATTATTGGAAAGGTATGACAATGGATGGTGCTGCCTTAGTGAAGACATGTCCTGTTTGTGAACATGGCAGTGAGCGAAGGAAGTCGGAAGCTGACACTAACCCTGCTCAAGAAAGTTTCTTGAATTTAGTCAAGGCT GCTGATGCAGAACCAGAACCATTGAATGAAGAAGTCCAAATCAGGTTGTATGAGATTATCAAACAGTTCCACTTGACCGGTGCTAAACCAGCAGACATAACCACTGAGGAAAATGACTATGCTGACAGAGAATCTCCAAAGTATCGTGTTAATGGTGGCCAGTTATATTACACAGAAAACCAAACTATTGGTCGTTTACGCAAAGTTCTGATGACAGCAGCTGAGAAACAAAATGCTGTTACAGAATCACACATTCTTAGAACAG GTATCCATCGTGGTGTGGAACGGACCAAAGAACTCCTGCATGGTAGCTACTATTGGATTGGAATGAATCGTGATCTGAAAGAATTCCTTGATAAATGTTGTTTAACGCGAGTCTTCCCTGAAGATAAGAAACTTAAATCTCAAGAAGAGAAACTCTCTAAGTTTGCCGAGTTCTTCCAAATGGATATCAGTCCTTTCATT AGTTTAGAGCAGACAGTTGAGCTAAAAGGTGAAAAAGAGGCAGATGCAACAGTGCTGACATCTGTTGGTCTTAAAGTGAAGAGTCCTTCCCCACCTCCAACAGGGGAGCTTGAAACAAAGACACTGACCAGTCAGGAAGAAAGTAATATAGAAGATGTCTTCTTAAATGCAGTACAGGTTGTGGAACCGGACAATATAACAGCACAACCAGAAGAAACAACTCTAGCAGAGAGCAATGCTATTCTGCCACAGGAGATCACCGATTCCAGTAAAACAATTGAGGTTTTGTCACCTTGTGTTAAGACTTACAATGAGGTTGCTTGTAACACAGAGGACAGCGACAATCTTGATGAGGTCGATGATGTGGAACTGGATCAACCAAAGACAATTGTAAAGAAGGTGaacattgaaacaattaaaaatcaaACTTCACGGCGCCAACAAAAGAGTGTTACTGTACATGTACCGGAAAAGACTGTCGAAGATCACTTGAGTGAAGAGGTGCAGAATGCTGTCGACAATATAAAACCTGATGTTAATGACATCCATATAGCTGATGATGTGTCTGCATTAACTTCAATGATTCAGAGGAGACAGAATGCAGCAGAGAGCAAGATACAAGAAACTATTGTGTCAACAGTTGAAGGTGATGTGGAGATGACAAAAGCTGAAGAGATTGTCAAGGAAATTGAACTGGCTGAAGCTGAAGAATTTGAAGAAACAGTGGAAGGCACCCAGACTGAAAATACCACCATGGTAGACAGTAAGACATTTTTAACAAAGAAAACTAAAGGGAAGCGTATGAAACGGAAGAAGCAGCTTGCTTGTAATATTTGTGGCTTAATGTTTGGAGGCCCTGTAACATTGCAAG TTCATATGAGTACACACTCTGGTCAAAAACCTTTTGgttgtgatgtctgtggcaaGCGATTTACTGAACGGAAATATGTTCGTATCCACATGAGacgtcacacaggagagaaaccatatct GTGCAGTGTTTGTGGTAAAGGTTTCCCGAGGACCCAGTCTCTTTTAGCTCATATGTCAGTTCATGAAAAAGACAAGGATCAGATGCGGAAGTGTGAAATATGCAATCGACCATTTGCTTCTGATAGTCGTTTGAATGCACATATGGAAGCCAAGCATCCTGCAGTTCCTAAAGTTTACAAATGTGCAGAATGCAGCCGTGTGTTCACTGCAATGA gGAGTCTGAAGCGCCATATTGAGGCCCACATGGGTTTGAAACGCTATGAGTGCCAGCATTGTGGTCGACGCTTTTTACGGAAAGAATATCTACGTAGCCATGCAGCTCAGCACACAGGAGAAATATACCCTGCACCTAAACGAAAGAAGCCTGACTTGCCATGTCCTCAGCTTAAGATAACTGTTGGTTCGAATACCTATTCTGTATTTACTTCTGATGCCACTGCTGCTGTCACTCCAGATCAACAAGAAACTTGGGTTGCTGCTGAACTTGTCCAAAATGAAGAACAGATACAGGACCCAACCGAGACAGCACGAGCCACTGAAAGTGTTGAGCAGAGTGTTGAAGCACCTTTGTTTTTTATTGCTCCTAACCAAGTTGAATATGAGGTTGAGTGTACCTCAAGTGGTGGCACTGAACTGACTGAAGCAGATCTCACTGCTATCAACATTCTTGCTCAAGCTACACTCAATGCACCAAACACTCTGCCACTCACATGA